The genome window CGCCTGAAGCATTTTATCGGGTTGAACGGTTACCAATTGCCGATGGTGAGAGAGACACGGGATTCAATGGGGTGTGTGGCGGCATTCCACGGTTTAGTTTAGCTTTTTTGTCCGAAGAGCATCAGGTTCATTATGCATAACATATCAAAATTATTCAGTTCATTCTTTATCTCCGGGGAGAAAATGTCCGGTTTCCGATTGGCTTGGTCATGACGGGTTCTCTGGCTATGCAGAGGGTTCTTCTTACTGGAGCCACCGGTTTCGTGGGACAGGCTATAGCGCGTGCCCTAGTGCGGGAAGGATGTCGAGTCATGGCTCTGGTGCGTAACCCGCAAGCGGCAAAGATCCTTCTGCCCGACGACGTGGCGTTTTTCTCCTGCAACCTAGAGGACCGAGGGACCGTTGTTGAACTATTTCCTTTGGCGGATATCTGTATACATTTGGCCAGTGTCAAGTTTAACTATAAAGTTCATACCGAACAGGCGCTGATGGTAGCGGAACGAAACTTGGAAATCCATCGCAATCTAATCGAGGGATGTCGAGCGCGTGGCATCCCGAAGGTAATGTTCTTGAGCAGCGTGGTGGTTTACGAGGATTTGGCGCACCATCTTTTGACCGAGCGATCTCCTGTGCGCTTTGTGGATACCCCCGACGGCTACGCATGGTCTAAACTGGTCATGGAAGGTTTGTTCCGGTTTTTAACACGTGAGACCGGCATACAAAGCATTTGTGTCCGGGCAGACAATACCTACGGACCGGGTGACAGCTATGCCGTGCAGGGTATGCAGGTCATTCCATCCATAGTGCGTAAGGCGCATCAGGACAATCCTCTGATAATCTGGGGATCAGGGATGCAGAAGAGGACTTTTCTATATGTGAATGATCTGGTACGTGGATTGTTGGCGTTGTTGGGCATGGAGCGGAATATTCCGGAGGTGATCAACCTTTCGTCTTCCCAGGTAGTTACTTTAATGAATGTCGCCCAGGAGGTGGTGCGTCAGACGGGTCGTGAAGTGGAAGTCGTGGTAGATACCGATCAGCCGGAAGGCAACGCTTGGCGCTGCATGGATAACAGCCTTTTCCTGAAAACTGTAGGCCGGGATTTTTTGTTTACTCCGTTGCAGGAGGGACTGAATGCTACAATTAGAGATTTTCGTACTCGATTTACAGAGCATGATGGACTCCAGATTTAAAGTTCTGCAAAAACTTAAAAAAATCGGCTTCTTGCTGTTTCATGTGGGGAGGGTAAAGTTTAATCTCTATGCGCAAGATTAAATCCACAACCTTTAACCGGTATCTGGACTTCCAGTCCGCAAGCCCAACTCGCCGGGTTTAGATTGTTTTTCTTTAGTTTGGTGCCGATTATGAATATTGCGGTAATGAGGTGCGTTAGTCGCCAACGAGATCTACGAGCGTGTTTTCAACCACTATGCAATGCGGTCAGGCCAGCCTTGTTTGAGGCTCGTTGCAAATAAGGAAGGCTCTCTCATCTTATGAAAACGTACCTTTGTGAAAAGTAGCATGAACATGTGTCGTTCCAAAAGAGACGTACCCGATGTGTTTAGTCCCGGAGTGTGATGGGTTGGATCAAGTCTGAACCGTTCAGGTTCAGTTGTCCATACTTTTGAGGCTTTTCAGTCTTTTGGCGTGGTTATAGGCCATAAGGAAGGCGTTTAAATGCTCTGTGAGTTGGGCGTGTGAGGCATAGTGATACCTCCTTGACCGTGGTCTCCTTGAGTGTTCTATTCATTCGTTCAACCTGACCGTTGGTCCAAGGATGGTTAGGTTTTGTCAGGAGATGCTCAATACCTGGGCTTGACATGTTCGGTCAAAAGGGTGCTCCCGTAGGTGGGTGGTTGCTCCGGTTCGGTTTCTGGGCAGTTCCGTGAACTGGATGCCGTTGTCGGTAAGCACCGTATGGATCTGATAAGGGACGACCTCGATCAATGTCCCGAGGAATGAAGCCGCTGTCTTGCGATTGGCGTTTTCGTGGAGTTCGGCATAGGCGAACTTGCTGGTTCGGTCAATAGCCACGTAGAGATACAGTTTGCCCTCCTCGGTGCGACTTCATCGATATCAACATGAAAATAGCCTATAGGGTAGGATTTGAATGTCTTTTTTGAATTTTTATCGCCCTTGATTTTCGGAAGACGGCTGATACCATGGCATTGGAAACAACGGTGCAGTAAAGATCGAGTCAGTACCGGGATCATGGCCTGTAAGGCGTAAAGACAATCATCTAGAGGAAGCACGTGTGCCTGCGGAATGCAACGATTATCGCTTCCTGTTCGGCTGTCAGTATGGTTGATCGCCGCTCTTTCGGCCCCATGGGCATATCGTGAATAAAATCACGCTTGCGCCATTTCATGACCGTCTTGTGGTTGAGATCGTACTGTTCAGCAAGCTCCTGGATCGTAGCTTGCGATCGTTGTATTGCAGTTCGGATGGCGTACGTGGTCTTTGGCGCTGCCGTGCAGTATCATTGCAGTTCGGATGGCGTACGTGGTCTTGGCGCTGCCGTGCAGTATCTGGCTCATAAATCCTCCTGTGATGGAATGTCAGTATACCATCCATCACACGTTGGGACCAGACACCGATCTGATTCGGACTGTCATGGCTCAAGCCGCCAACCGGGCGGGGATCATGCCCATCAGGATCAGCTTCAAGGGGGCGATGCAACAAATGGACGCTTTTGCGCACCGGGTCGCCATCGGCGATCAACAAGCCCGTCTTGTGGACGAACTGTTGCGCGCCATTGCGTACTATCGAATCGGCATCGACCTGGACGTGTAACCTTGAGCCGTAAAACGCCGGCCAAAGGCTTATCGACGCCTCAGCCAACCAAGGGCAGAGGCTAGATTATTCCTGGAGAAATATGAGGTTGCGGCTAACTAAGCGCCATTGCCCTATGGTCTTTGTGTATGGGTTTAATCAACAATCAGATCGGTTAAACAAAGCATCAAAATGAAAAACATCCTTATTGATCCGTCTTATCCGGTTTTTAATAATAATAAATTGTTTGATCTTCAGGATCCAATTTTGAACCATGATAATCATTTGTTGCAGTTACATGTTCTAAAGGAAAAATTAACGCGTCAAAATATCTCGATCAATACGGCTGATCTGTGGCAGGAAAGCTCCAAGACTTCTGGTATTCTGTATCGCTATATTTCTCTTGGAATGATGGAAAATATTAAGAGATTTGAAAAGCAGGAATCAATAGTGCTGGATTCATTTGTGATCATGGAACCACCCATTGTGGCACCCGCTCTGTATGACGCCTTGCCACTGTTGACAGATAAATTCAAATATGTTTATATGCACAATGTAGAAGGCAACGGTTACTCCCTGTCTGGTGTTGATCGGAAAAAACTTCGCAGGTTTTATTGGCCGATTCCCTACAACACGGTGCTGGATGCTGTCTGGAGTCATGAAAATCGTGAGCATCGTATTGTTGTTATCAACGGCAATCATCGACCCAGATTACGATTCCAGGAACTTTACAGTCTGCGTATTCAGGCGATGTGTGCGTTGGCTGAATTGCAGGCTGTAGATCTGTATGGCAGAGGATGGGAACGCTGGTGGTCGCGCGAGTCCATGTGGTTACCGTATTGGATGCATCGAAAAAAGCTGATGACGATTTACAAAGGGTCTTGTGTGTCAAAATTCGATATATTAAAAAAGTATCATTTTTGTTTATGTTTTGAAAATATGGCTATGACTGGTTACATTACTGAGAAAATATTCGATTGCCTGTATGCGGGAACGGTTCCATTATATCTTGGGGCGCATGATATTGAAAAATATATTCCGTCAGAGGTGTTTATTGATTGCAGACAATATGAAACTTGGCAAGATATGTGGAGAGATTTAAGAACAATATCTCTACAGAAAATCAGACAAATCAAAAAGGCAGGAAGAGATTTCTTGCATTCGGACATGTCAAAACCTTTTTATCGCTCCATGGAAAACATTATCTTTGCCAGGGAATAGGCCATGATCCAATGGCGCTTAGTTAGCCGCAACCTCATATTTCCTCAGGGATAATCTAGCCTCTGTCCTTGGTTGGCTGAGGCGTCGATAAGCCTTTGGTTGGCGTTTCACGACTCGAGGTTCCGCACGTCCATGTCGATTGCCGATTCGATGGTACGCAATGGTGCGCAATAGTTCGTCCACAAGATGGGCTTGTTGATCGCCGATGGCGACCCGGTGCGCAAAGGCGTCCATTTGTTTCTTTCCCTCCCAGAAAACCCACCGGCCCGATTTTGGCTCTTTTCAACTGGCCTTTGGGCGTTGGATTTCGCTGGATAGTAAGGCCAATTACAGCGCCGGGTTCAATCTGGGGCTTTTGATGCGGCATCTGCCGGGGTATGGCACACCGAAGGAGCGGGCGAGTGCTCGTTACCTTTTTGTCCTCCTGCTGACCGATGGAGATGTGCTGCTTTTGGGTGTCGGTCTGGCTGTCTGCGGTGAAATCTCTGCTCGTGATTTTCCTTTCCGAAACTGAATCAGATTACAAAAGGTATATAATCCGTTTCCATTGGTCATCACGCAGTCACATCGATCCATAGCATCACCTCCTGCGAGACAGGATGGGGATCAAATTATTGAATGTCGACATACTCTGGTGCTTTTTTTAAGGTGAAACGGGCCAATGCACGGTTTGACGCGGGGGATGCAGGTCTGATACACTTGGTTACAGGAGCGGTATGGGTTGATTCGGGGCATGGCCTGCCTCTTTCATGGACCGATGGTGGGAGAGATCGATGCGTGGTGTACGCAGAATGCGACTTCTGGTCGCTTTTGGTCTGCTCTCCTTCATGATCATGGTGGGCCTTGTCGGTTTGTGGCATCGGCAGGCCATGATCGCTCAACTGCTCGCCCAGGGTCAAACCGGTCTCACACTCCTCTCCCGCGTCGTGGTTTCCGACCTCGGACCGGACCTCTCCGCGCTCCTGGCCACCCCTTTGGAGCGTGAGGCCACTGTGGAGCCTCCGCCCGAATTCTCCAGACTCGACACGCGGCTCGCCCCCCATCTGCGCGCATACGCCATTTCCCATGTCACCGTTTTCAATCTTCGGGGTGAGGTGCTGTTTTCCACCGACTACCGGTACGCGGTCGGTCAGGATCACTCCGGCGACGAGGCGGTCAAGGCGGCTCTCGCCGGACGCATCACCACCGCGCTCGATGCCGGGGCGTCGGTCCTCGGTCTGGATGGGGGCACGACGGATCGTTTCCTGCTCAAGAGTCATCTGCCCCTGACCCGTGAGAGCGGATCGGCGGTCGAGGGGGTGTTCGAGTGGCATCAGGATGTGACCCCCTTCGTGGAGCGGATCCGGGTTTCGTTGTGGCAGGAGATGATCACGGTGGGTCTGTTCATGGCCCTGTTCGTGGGCCTGTTCAGCCTGGTGGTGCGGCGTCTGATGCGGCACATCCGTGCCCACGAACAGAACCGCTTGCAGTTCATGCAACAGATCCAGCAGGACAAATCCGAACTGGAACGACGTATTCAGGATCGCACCCGGGAGCTGACACGCACCAATCAGGCCCTCCAGATCGAAGTCCAGGTGCGGCGTCAGACCGAAGTCGAACTCTGTCTGGCCGCCAGCGTCTACCAGAATACCACCGAAGGGATCATGGTCATGGATCCCAAGGGGATCATCGAATCGGTCAATCCGGCATTTGTGGCCATCACCGGCTATTCGGAAGACGAGGCGATCCATCAGTCCATGAGTATGCTTTACTCCACCCAGCACGACGCCTCCTTCCATCGGCAGATCGAACAGCAACTCGCCGCCCACGGCTGCTGGCGGGGGGAGATGTGGAGTCAGCGCAAGAACGGGGCGATCTATCCGGAGTTCGCCAATATCAGCGCCATCCGGGACGGGGATGGGACGATCCGTCAATTCGTCAAGGTGTTCACCGATCTTTCCGGCATCCGCAGTTCGGAACAACAGCTTCATTTCCTGGTGCATCACGACTCCCTCACCGGACTGCCCAACCGCTTGCAGCTCAAAGACCGGATGCGGCAATCCTTCTCCTACGCGGTTCGGTTCAATCAGATCGTCGGGGTATTGTTTCTGGGCATCGACCGTTTCACGTTGATCAACGAGGCGGTGGGACGCAATATCGGGGATCGCATTTTGCGGGATGTGGCCTTGCGGTTGACCCAGTGTCTGCGGGATGAGGACTCTTTGGCCCGGGTGGGAGGTGACGAGTTTGTGGTGATCGCCACCGGTCTGCTGCAAGGAGGCAATGCCGGACGTATCGCCCGCAAACTCCTCGCCACCCTGAGCGAACCTTTTTTGGTGGAGCAGGAGCGTTATTATCTGTCCGCCAGCATCGGCATCACCCTGTTCCCCCTGGACGAAGGGGACGAGGACAGCCATCTCAAAAAAGCCGAGTCCGCCATGCGCCGCGCCAAGGAGCAGGGGGGCAACGCCATCCAGTTTTTCACCAAGGAGATCGACGCGGTTTCATCCAAGCGTATGGCCATCGAGAATGGTTTGCGGCTGGCCCTGGAGCGCAAAGAACTTTTTTTGCACTATCAGCCCCAAATCGATGTGGTCACCGGTCGTCTCATGGGGGTGGAGGCCCTGGTGCGCTGGAAGAGTCCCGAACTGGGATTGGTTTCGCCGGTCAATTTCATTCCCATCGCCGAAGAGAGCGATCTGATCGCCGCCATCGGGGAATGGGTGTTGCGGACCGCCTGTGAACAGAACATGCGCTGGCAGGAAGAGGGGTTCGCCCCCATTCGCATGGCGGTCAATCTGTCGGCGCGCCAGTTCCAGAATCCGGATTTGCCGGCGAGAATCACCCGGATCCTGAAAGATACCGGGATGGATTCCCACTATCTGGAGCTGGAATTGACCGAAGGTATGTTCATGCGGGATATCGACGAAACCGTCTCTACCTTGCATACCCTCAAGTCCATGAATCTGCAATTGTCCATCGACGATTTCGGCACCGGTTACTCTTCTTTGAGTTATCTGAAGCGTTTTCCCATTCACACCCTCAAGATCGACCGGGCGTTTGTGCGGGACATCATCGCCGATCCCGATGACGCCGCCATTACCAAGACCATTGTTTCCATGGCCAAAAACCTGAATTTGCAGGTGGTGGCCGAAGGGGTGGCCGCCCCGGATCAGTTGGAGTTTCTCCGTTCCTTGGGCTGCGATCTGGTGCAGGGATTTTTGTTCAGCCAGCCGGTTGCGCCGGAGGAGATCGCCTTGTATTTGGAAGAAGATCGCATGTATGGCCAAAAACCCTCTTTTGCGCCCAGATTGCATTCCGGCGGCGCATCGGTGATTATTTTTCCGGAGGCAGTCAAACAACAAGAAGGGATTGATTGATGATCAATATGAGCTTTTTCCGGGATTTGCCGATTGGCCGCAAGCTGGGGATCGCGTTCGGGATCACCGGGCTGTTTTTTTTGAGTGTGGTCTGGCAATTTCACGACGCCCTGTTCGACTCCCTGGACTCTTATGAATTTCTGCAAAGCGAATACGGGGATCGCAAGGACCATTTTCTGAACATTCATCGGTATCTCCTGGAAGCCCGGCGGGGCGAGAAGGATTTTCTGGCCCGCAAGGAGGTCAAGTATGTGGAGCGGGTGACCCACTATGTGGGCCTGGCCCAAAAGGAGGCCGAACAACTGAGCCGGTTGAAAGAGCCGGTGGGGGGCATGACCGGTGTGCAGATGGCCGAAAAGGTCCGGGGGCTGATCGGGCAGTATCATACGGCATTCCTGGAAATCGTCGAAGCCTGGAAAATCCAGGGGTTGGATCCCGGATCCGGCTTGCAGGGACGGTTCCGCAAGTCTGCCCACGATATGGAAAAGATCCTCAACGATTTCGATCTGGATCAACTGGTGGTGGAACTCGGGGAGATGCGGCGCAATGAAAAGGATTTTGTGGTGCGGGGCAAGGCCAAATACGTCACCCAGTTTCAGACCCAGGCGGGTCATTTCAAGGGCTTTCTGGTCGTTTCCCAGGTGAACAAGGAACTCAAGGAGAAACTCGTTGGGGCGTTGAGCGATTATCGCGCTGCGTTCGAGGCGTTTGTGCCGGTGCGTCACAAGGATGTGTTGACCCAACTGGAAGATCCGCTCTATCTGCGCATGAGCGAAAAGGCCCATGTGGTGGAAGAGTTGCTGGAGAGCCACTATGTGCCCGGTATCTGGAAGAATTTATTGATGATGCGGCGTCATGAGAAGGATTATCTCATGCGTTTGCAGGATAAATATGTCAAGCAGTTGCGTGATGTGGCGGCGGTGATCGTCGGGAATGTCAATGAATCCGCGATTCCCAAAGATGTCAAGGAGCGAATTCTGGCCAATGTCACCGATTACGAGGAGAGTTTTGTCGCCCTGGTGGATCAGAATGGACGCATCAACGGGGTGAGCGACAAGATGCGTGATGCGGTTCACCGCATGGAGCCGATCATCGACGAAAACGTGACCGCCGCCGTGGAACAGATGAAACGTCTGGAGGTCCAGACCCGGGGAGAATCCCGTACCCGCGCCACGGTGGCGTTGGTGGTGGCGGTGGTGGCGGGAGTGCTGGCGACGTTGTTTTCGATTGTGATCACCCGGTTGATCACCGGTCCGTTGGGGACGCTCAACCTGTTTGCCCGTCAGGTGGCCACCGGGGATCTGAATGCCGGGGTGGATTTCAAGCGCAAAGATGAGATCGGTCAACTGGGGAGGACCATGAACCAGATGGTCGCCTCCTTGCGGGATCTGGTTCTCAGCATGTCGGGCAATGCCCAGGCTCTGGAGAAGTCCGCCCTGGAGTTGGCGGAGGTCTCCAGTCAGTTGAGTGGCAGTTCCGCCAACATGACCGAAAAGGCCGGCACCACCGCCTCGGCGGTGGAGGAGTTGAGCGCCACCATGATGCAGGTGTCCTCCTCGGCCCAGGAGGCGAGCGCCAATCTCAACAGCATCGCCTCCGGCACGACTCAGGCCAGCAGCAACATTCAATCGGTTTTCGAGTCCTCCCAGGAGACCGCCGCGGTGTTGAGTCAGGTGGCGGAAGCCTCGGAGCAGGTGAGCCACGAGTTGACTGCCATCTCCGCAGGCGCGGTGCGGGCCAATCATTCGGTCACTTCGGCGGCGTCGTCGATTCAGGATGTGACCGCTTCGTTTCTGGCGGTGCGGGAGCGTTGCGCCTTTGCCGACACCCATTCCCAGCAGGCCGCCGACCGGATCCAGAGTTCCGAGGGGGTGATGGTGCAACTGGCCCAGTCGGCCCAGGAGATCGGTTCCGTGGTGGATGTGATCAACAACATCGCCGAGCAGACCAACATGCTGGCCTTGAATGCCTCCATCGAGGCGGCGGGGGCCGGAGACGCGGGTAAGGGCTTCGCGGTGGTGGCCAACGAGGTGAAAGAGTTGGCCCGGCAGACCGGTTTCGCCACCCAGATGATTCAGGATCAGGCCGGGGCGATCCAGGGGCAGTCCGGGGAGGTTTCCGACGCGATCCGGGAGATTATCCGTTTGATCGAAGGAATTACGGCGGCCAACAGCGAAATCGCCCAGGCGGTCAACACTCAGTCGGCGGCGGCGGAGGCGGTTTCGTTGGCCATGGAGATTTCCGCCGGAGAGACCAGCGAAGTGACGGATCGTCTTGGTGGCGCGGTGGAACGGCTTTCCGGGAGTTCCGGACAGGTGATGCAGGTGTTCAATCGTTTGCTGGATGTGAGCAATCAGATGGGGCAGGCCAGTCAGGGGATCGAGGATGTCTCCCGAAGCGTGCACAACGCCTCGGAAGGGGCCGAGGAGATCACCCGCAGCGTCACCGAGGCGGCCACGGCCACGGGAGAAATCGCCCGGGCCATGGCGGCGGTCAACGATGAAGCGGGTCAGATGCAGATCATCAGCGGCGTGCTCGATCAACGGGCCGGTCAATTGACCGGCATGGCCAGGGAGTTGAAAGGATTGGTGGCCCGGTTCAAGGTGTGAACCGTTTGGCTTTCCTCTTCCTCCCGGACCACCGGAAAGCGGACCAGCAGTGGAAAGATCAACCTCCCGCACAGGTTGGCGCGGGCAGCGAGGCCCGGAAACGGGTGGTGGAGCGATGGCCATGTCCGGATGACCCCGTTGTCATCCGGGCAACCGGCCTGGAAGCGTTTGGACATGGTTTCCTTGTTTTTTGTGTGCGGTTCGATGGTTCTGATGTCACCCATCCGCCCTGTTGTTCAGGGGGGAATCTTGTTCCTGCATCTTTTCCAAGGTCATGACAACCATCTGATTGAAGGAACGGCGTTCCGTTTCGGCCTTGTTTCCGATCCACTCCGCCAGGGATTCGGGAAAGCGCAGGGATTTTTGTACCATTCGGATGTGTTTGTCGGTTTTCATGATTGGGTCGTCTCCCATGGTTTGAAGTCAATTCTGGTGAGCATGATCCATCACGGCGTGGAAGAAAATCAGTTGCATGACTTCAGCATGCCGGAAGAAAATGGTGGAGTGGTGGTGTGGTTGAATGGTTTGGGGGTAGAATGAGGATGGTTTGGGTTGGTTTTGCTTCGGGAAGGATGGTGGTGGAGGTGGGAGGTGATGCCGGAGGAGTGGGTGGTGCTGGTGCATGGATTGTGGCTGGATGGCTCGGAGTTTCTCTGGCTGGATCGGCAGTTGCGCCGGGATGGTTATCGGGTGTTGACCTTTCAATATCCCACGGCGCGGCGTGACCTGGAAGACAATGCCGAACGGTTGTGGGAGTTTCTGGAACTGCGTTTCGGACCTGGCATGAAACGGGTGACGGCGGGTGCGGTTCATCTGGTGTGTCACAGTCTGGGGGGGCTGGTGGCCCTGCGCATGCTGGAACGCCATCCGGAGGCTCCCATGGGTCGCATGGTGGCTTTGGGGTCCCCGTTCCGGGGGTCGCATTCCGCCCGACGCATGGCCCGCTGGCCGGGTGGGGCCTGGCTGCTGGGTCGCAGTCTTGAGGGCGCTTTGGATGGTCAACGGGAGTGGCGCGTGCCTCCGGGACGGCAGATCGGCGTTTTGGCGGGCACGCTTCCTTTGGGTCTGGGGCATCTGGTCTTGGGGCTGGAGTCTCCCAACGATGGGGTGGTGGCGGTGGCGGAGACCCATCTGCCCGGAGCGGTGCATGCCACGGTGCCCATGATGCATGTGGGGCTGGTTTCCTCCCCCCGGGTGGCGAGTTGGGTGCGACATTTCTTGAAAACAGGAGAGACGGAATGGTGAATCGGGATTGCAACCCTGGGAGACAACCATGAAACCAGGGGCCACGGGGTTGACCCGGGTGATCAATGCCGCCGGATACTCCATGTTGGGCCTGCGGGCCGCATGGCAACACGAGGCGGCTTTCCGCCAGGAACTGGGACTGCTGGTGATTCTGTTTCCCCTGGGGCTGTGGTTGGGTCGCAGCGGGGTGGAGCGGGGATTGCTGATCGGTTCGTTGCTGCTGGTGCTGATTGTCGAGTTGATCAATTCGGCGGTGGAGGCGGTGGTGGACCGGACCGGTTCGGAATGGCATCCCCTGTCGGGTCGCGCCAAGGATATCGGATCGGCTGCGGTGCTGGTGGCGATGATCCTGGTGGCTCTGGTGTGGGGATTGATTCTGTGGGAGCGGCTGGCGTGAGCGACGCGGGGAGGCCATAAGGAAGCGCGCATGTCGGAGCGAACCGTTCAGCGCATACTGGTGGTCCTGTTGGTGGTGGTGCTGGGATTGTTGTTCATGCGGCTCGGCAAGAGCATGTTCATGCCTTTGCCATCCACTTCCGGACCGGAAATCCCCCGGGAGATCACCTGGCGAGTGGGGGTGAGCAGTGCCCTGGGTCCGGTCTCCCGCATGGCGGTGGAGCGGCTGGCGGAACGGGTCGCCGCCATGAGTCATGGCCAGTTTCGGCTCACCCTCCACGCCTCGGCGGAACTGGGGGGGGATGACCGCATGCTGGAATTGGCCAGTCGGGGGGAGTTGCCCTTGCTGGTGGTTCCCCACGCCGCCCTGGGGGGGCGGATCGAGGCCATGCGGGTGTTTGATCTGCCTTTTTTGTTTCCGTCCCGTGAATTTGTCAATCGGGCCCTGGACGGGGAACCGGGACGGATTCTTCTCGACAAGGCGCGGGATTTGGGACTGGAGGGGCTGTCCCTGCTGGATGGGGGATGTCGCCATCTGCTGGCGGATCGCCCGTTGCTGGACCCGGAGGCGTTCGTTGACCTCCAGGTGTTGGATCAGAGCGACAATCGGGTGCGTCAGGAGTTGTTCAACCATCTCAAGGCGGTGCCGGTGGTGGGCGTCTCCGGTGTCCGTACCGGTCCGGAGCCGGGAATACAGGTGCTGGAAGATACCTTGTGGGGTTTGGCCGGCGCGGCCCGTCCCGCGGTTTTGAACCATCTGACCTTGAGCGGTCATGGTCATTCGGTGGATTTGTTGGCGGTCAGTCGCGACGCCCTCGACATGTTGACCTTCGGCCAGCAGCGGATTTTGCTGGACGCGGCCCGGGAAAGCACTTGGTGGGGCCGCGGCGAGCTGCGGGTCCAGGAGGGCAAGATGCTCCAGGAGTTGCGGGACGAGGGGGTGACCGTGCATGAACTCTCTCCGGAAGGCCGGGAGCGGTTTCGCGCCAGCTTCGCTTATGCCCCCCGCAAGTTTGAAGAACGCATCGGACCCGATGTGATTGCCCGCATGGCGGAATGGCTGTTGTTGCGGGGGCAGGAGTCGGATGGGGAACGGCGGGAGATTTTCGTGGGACTGGATGCCCAGTTGTCCGGGGAGAGCGCCGGAGTTGGGTTGGAGTTGTCCCGTGGGGTATTGCTGGCCATTGAGGAGATCAATGCCCGTGGGGGCGTTTTGAAC of Magnetococcales bacterium contains these proteins:
- a CDS encoding NAD-dependent epimerase/dehydratase family protein encodes the protein MTGSLAMQRVLLTGATGFVGQAIARALVREGCRVMALVRNPQAAKILLPDDVAFFSCNLEDRGTVVELFPLADICIHLASVKFNYKVHTEQALMVAERNLEIHRNLIEGCRARGIPKVMFLSSVVVYEDLAHHLLTERSPVRFVDTPDGYAWSKLVMEGLFRFLTRETGIQSICVRADNTYGPGDSYAVQGMQVIPSIVRKAHQDNPLIIWGSGMQKRTFLYVNDLVRGLLALLGMERNIPEVINLSSSQVVTLMNVAQEVVRQTGREVEVVVDTDQPEGNAWRCMDNSLFLKTVGRDFLFTPLQEGLNATIRDFRTRFTEHDGLQI
- a CDS encoding EAL domain-containing protein, which produces MRLLVAFGLLSFMIMVGLVGLWHRQAMIAQLLAQGQTGLTLLSRVVVSDLGPDLSALLATPLEREATVEPPPEFSRLDTRLAPHLRAYAISHVTVFNLRGEVLFSTDYRYAVGQDHSGDEAVKAALAGRITTALDAGASVLGLDGGTTDRFLLKSHLPLTRESGSAVEGVFEWHQDVTPFVERIRVSLWQEMITVGLFMALFVGLFSLVVRRLMRHIRAHEQNRLQFMQQIQQDKSELERRIQDRTRELTRTNQALQIEVQVRRQTEVELCLAASVYQNTTEGIMVMDPKGIIESVNPAFVAITGYSEDEAIHQSMSMLYSTQHDASFHRQIEQQLAAHGCWRGEMWSQRKNGAIYPEFANISAIRDGDGTIRQFVKVFTDLSGIRSSEQQLHFLVHHDSLTGLPNRLQLKDRMRQSFSYAVRFNQIVGVLFLGIDRFTLINEAVGRNIGDRILRDVALRLTQCLRDEDSLARVGGDEFVVIATGLLQGGNAGRIARKLLATLSEPFLVEQERYYLSASIGITLFPLDEGDEDSHLKKAESAMRRAKEQGGNAIQFFTKEIDAVSSKRMAIENGLRLALERKELFLHYQPQIDVVTGRLMGVEALVRWKSPELGLVSPVNFIPIAEESDLIAAIGEWVLRTACEQNMRWQEEGFAPIRMAVNLSARQFQNPDLPARITRILKDTGMDSHYLELELTEGMFMRDIDETVSTLHTLKSMNLQLSIDDFGTGYSSLSYLKRFPIHTLKIDRAFVRDIIADPDDAAITKTIVSMAKNLNLQVVAEGVAAPDQLEFLRSLGCDLVQGFLFSQPVAPEEIALYLEEDRMYGQKPSFAPRLHSGGASVIIFPEAVKQQEGID
- a CDS encoding alpha/beta fold hydrolase, with the translated sequence MPEEWVVLVHGLWLDGSEFLWLDRQLRRDGYRVLTFQYPTARRDLEDNAERLWEFLELRFGPGMKRVTAGAVHLVCHSLGGLVALRMLERHPEAPMGRMVALGSPFRGSHSARRMARWPGGAWLLGRSLEGALDGQREWRVPPGRQIGVLAGTLPLGLGHLVLGLESPNDGVVAVAETHLPGAVHATVPMMHVGLVSSPRVASWVRHFLKTGETEW
- a CDS encoding methyl-accepting chemotaxis protein; this encodes MINMSFFRDLPIGRKLGIAFGITGLFFLSVVWQFHDALFDSLDSYEFLQSEYGDRKDHFLNIHRYLLEARRGEKDFLARKEVKYVERVTHYVGLAQKEAEQLSRLKEPVGGMTGVQMAEKVRGLIGQYHTAFLEIVEAWKIQGLDPGSGLQGRFRKSAHDMEKILNDFDLDQLVVELGEMRRNEKDFVVRGKAKYVTQFQTQAGHFKGFLVVSQVNKELKEKLVGALSDYRAAFEAFVPVRHKDVLTQLEDPLYLRMSEKAHVVEELLESHYVPGIWKNLLMMRRHEKDYLMRLQDKYVKQLRDVAAVIVGNVNESAIPKDVKERILANVTDYEESFVALVDQNGRINGVSDKMRDAVHRMEPIIDENVTAAVEQMKRLEVQTRGESRTRATVALVVAVVAGVLATLFSIVITRLITGPLGTLNLFARQVATGDLNAGVDFKRKDEIGQLGRTMNQMVASLRDLVLSMSGNAQALEKSALELAEVSSQLSGSSANMTEKAGTTASAVEELSATMMQVSSSAQEASANLNSIASGTTQASSNIQSVFESSQETAAVLSQVAEASEQVSHELTAISAGAVRANHSVTSAASSIQDVTASFLAVRERCAFADTHSQQAADRIQSSEGVMVQLAQSAQEIGSVVDVINNIAEQTNMLALNASIEAAGAGDAGKGFAVVANEVKELARQTGFATQMIQDQAGAIQGQSGEVSDAIREIIRLIEGITAANSEIAQAVNTQSAAAEAVSLAMEISAGETSEVTDRLGGAVERLSGSSGQVMQVFNRLLDVSNQMGQASQGIEDVSRSVHNASEGAEEITRSVTEAATATGEIARAMAAVNDEAGQMQIISGVLDQRAGQLTGMARELKGLVARFKV
- a CDS encoding diacylglycerol kinase; amino-acid sequence: MKPGATGLTRVINAAGYSMLGLRAAWQHEAAFRQELGLLVILFPLGLWLGRSGVERGLLIGSLLLVLIVELINSAVEAVVDRTGSEWHPLSGRAKDIGSAAVLVAMILVALVWGLILWERLA